The proteins below come from a single Isoptericola dokdonensis DS-3 genomic window:
- a CDS encoding carbohydrate-binding module family 20 domain-containing protein — MPLAHRSRTARPRSRAARRPVRLLAALAALGVAGAGLLAGGPAGATTPVPSPVVDSPNGRGNVIANLFQWTWDSVAAECTSSLGPAGYGYVQVSPPQEHVRGTAWWTSYQPVSYRVESKLGTRAEFAHMVETCRTAGVGVVVDAVVNHTTGADQGSGTGVAGSPFGVDSFPGTYSAADFNDCRTSISNYGDRYQVQNCRLLSLQDLRTGSASVRDRIAAYLNDLIGLGVAGFRIDAAKHVPAADLEAIRSRLSDPDVFWVHEVIGAAGEPIRPSEYLGSGDSHEFDYARELRSRFDGAIAGLRTIGDGKLPSADAGVFVDNHDTERNGETMNYRWGAKYLLANTFLLSWPYGSPTVYSGYAWTDKDAGAPGATQTSVPDASCGSSAWTCTHDATEVRGMVGFHNAVEGTAVTSWWDDGGNHIGYGRGDVGYVTINNTASAVTRTYATSLPAGTYCDVVASDDCSTTYTVSASGTFTATVPAYGALALLAADGNDGDDGDGGEEATGETSVAVRATTVWGQDVRLVGSLPELGSWSPQHGVRLGAGSYPVWTATVDLPAGASFEYKFVKVDGSGAVVWENGSNRTATVAPDGTLVLDDTWR, encoded by the coding sequence ATGCCGCTCGCACATCGATCACGCACCGCACGACCCCGTTCCCGGGCCGCCCGCCGTCCCGTCCGGCTCCTCGCCGCGCTGGCCGCCCTGGGCGTCGCCGGCGCCGGGCTGCTGGCCGGCGGGCCCGCCGGCGCCACGACGCCCGTCCCGAGCCCCGTCGTGGACTCGCCGAACGGTCGCGGCAACGTCATCGCGAACCTCTTCCAGTGGACCTGGGACTCGGTGGCCGCCGAGTGCACGTCCAGCCTCGGGCCCGCCGGGTACGGCTACGTCCAGGTCTCCCCGCCGCAGGAGCACGTCCGCGGCACGGCCTGGTGGACCTCGTACCAGCCCGTCAGCTACCGCGTCGAGTCCAAGCTCGGCACCCGCGCCGAGTTCGCGCACATGGTGGAGACCTGCCGCACGGCGGGTGTGGGGGTCGTCGTCGACGCGGTGGTCAACCACACCACCGGCGCGGACCAGGGTTCCGGCACCGGCGTGGCCGGGAGCCCGTTCGGCGTCGACTCGTTCCCCGGCACCTACTCCGCGGCGGACTTCAACGACTGCCGCACCTCGATCTCGAACTACGGCGACCGCTACCAGGTGCAGAACTGCCGCCTGCTGTCGCTGCAGGACCTGCGCACCGGGTCGGCCTCCGTCCGGGACCGGATCGCGGCCTACCTGAACGACCTGATCGGCCTCGGGGTGGCGGGCTTCCGCATCGACGCGGCCAAGCACGTCCCGGCGGCGGACCTGGAGGCTATCCGGTCGCGGCTCTCGGACCCGGACGTCTTCTGGGTGCACGAGGTCATCGGCGCGGCCGGTGAGCCGATCCGCCCGTCGGAGTACCTCGGCAGCGGCGACTCGCACGAGTTCGACTACGCCCGCGAGCTGCGGTCCCGGTTCGACGGAGCGATCGCCGGGCTGCGGACCATCGGCGACGGCAAGCTGCCGTCCGCGGACGCCGGGGTGTTCGTCGACAACCACGACACCGAGCGCAACGGCGAGACGATGAACTACCGGTGGGGCGCCAAGTACCTGCTGGCCAACACGTTCCTGCTGTCGTGGCCGTACGGCTCGCCGACGGTCTACTCGGGCTACGCGTGGACCGACAAGGACGCCGGTGCCCCGGGCGCCACCCAGACCTCCGTGCCGGACGCGTCCTGCGGGTCGTCCGCCTGGACGTGCACCCACGACGCCACCGAGGTGCGCGGCATGGTCGGGTTCCACAACGCCGTCGAGGGCACGGCCGTGACGAGCTGGTGGGACGACGGGGGCAACCACATCGGCTACGGCCGCGGCGACGTCGGCTACGTGACGATCAACAACACGGCCTCGGCCGTGACCCGCACCTACGCGACCTCGCTGCCGGCGGGCACGTACTGCGACGTCGTCGCCTCCGACGACTGCTCCACCACCTACACCGTCTCGGCGTCGGGCACGTTCACGGCGACGGTCCCGGCCTACGGCGCCCTCGCCCTGCTCGCGGCCGACGGGAACGACGGCGACGACGGCGACGGCGGCGAGGAGGCGACGGGGGAGACCTCCGTGGCAGTCCGTGCGACGACGGTCTGGGGCCAGGACGTGCGGCTCGTGGGCTCCCTGCCGGAGCTCGGGTCGTGGTCGCCGCAGCACGGGGTGCGCCTGGGCGCCGGCTCCTACCCGGTCTGGACGGCGACGGTCGACCTGCCCGCCGGGGCGTCCTTCGAGTACAAGTTCGTCAAGGTCGACGGCTCGGGGGCCGTCGTCTGGGAGAACGGGTCGAACCGGACCGCGACCGTGGCGCCGGACGGCACCCTCGTCCTGGACGACACCTGGCGGTGA
- a CDS encoding LacI family DNA-binding transcriptional regulator, with protein sequence MAVTMHDVAQRAGVSIKTVSNVVNGYAHIRPETRARVQAAIEELGYRLNTTARNLRTRRTDMITLAVPELSLPYFAELADRVIRAAEEQGLNVLIEQTSGSREREIDVLTGRRRHLTDGVIFSPLELGQEDVGLFEVDFPLVVLGERVFDAPADHVTMNNVAGAKAATLHLAAMGRRRIAVIGAHEGEEQGSAALRTEGYRQGLAEAGLPYDPALVGEAGLWHRSTGSETMGAMLDAGVEVDAVFALNDAMALGALHALHARDLDVPGDVALIGFDDVDDVRYSVPSVSSVDPGSAQIARTAVDLLVERISGGSGRTFRRVVPTSRIVGRESTGCVAAGAPSRVVGEQAGGVEEIVVGGEARTA encoded by the coding sequence GTGGCAGTGACCATGCACGACGTCGCGCAGCGCGCCGGCGTCTCCATCAAGACCGTCTCGAACGTCGTCAACGGCTACGCGCACATCCGGCCCGAGACGCGGGCCCGTGTGCAGGCCGCGATCGAGGAGCTCGGGTACCGGCTCAACACGACCGCCCGGAACCTGCGGACCCGGCGCACCGACATGATCACCCTCGCGGTGCCGGAGCTGTCGCTGCCGTACTTCGCCGAGCTCGCCGACCGGGTGATCCGTGCCGCCGAGGAGCAGGGCCTCAACGTCCTCATCGAGCAGACGAGCGGGTCGCGCGAGCGGGAGATCGACGTCCTCACCGGGCGTCGTCGGCACCTCACCGACGGGGTGATCTTCTCGCCGCTCGAGCTGGGCCAGGAGGACGTCGGCCTGTTCGAGGTCGACTTCCCCCTCGTCGTGCTCGGTGAGCGCGTCTTCGACGCCCCGGCCGACCACGTGACGATGAACAACGTCGCCGGCGCCAAGGCGGCCACGCTGCACCTCGCCGCGATGGGCCGCCGCCGCATCGCCGTCATCGGCGCGCACGAGGGGGAGGAGCAGGGCTCCGCCGCGCTGCGCACCGAGGGCTACCGCCAGGGCCTGGCCGAGGCCGGGCTGCCCTACGACCCGGCGCTCGTCGGCGAGGCGGGCCTGTGGCACCGCTCCACGGGCTCCGAGACGATGGGCGCCATGCTCGACGCGGGCGTCGAGGTCGACGCCGTGTTCGCCCTCAACGACGCGATGGCGCTGGGTGCGCTGCACGCGCTGCACGCCCGCGACCTCGACGTCCCCGGCGACGTGGCGCTCATCGGCTTCGACGACGTCGACGACGTGCGCTACTCGGTGCCCTCCGTCAGCTCGGTCGACCCGGGCAGCGCGCAGATCGCCCGGACGGCGGTCGACCTGCTCGTGGAGCGCATCTCCGGCGGTTCCGGGCGGACCTTCCGCCGGGTCGTGCCGACCTCCCGGATCGTCGGCCGGGAGTCCACGGGCTGCGTCGCTGCCGGTGCCCCGTCCCGTGTCGTGGGCGAGCAGGCCGGCGGGGTGGAGGAGATCGTCGTCGGCGGCGAGGCTCGGACCGCCTGA